Proteins encoded in a region of the Thunnus thynnus chromosome 8, fThuThy2.1, whole genome shotgun sequence genome:
- the cnga3a gene encoding cyclic nucleotide-gated channel cone photoreceptor subunit alpha isoform X3: MAKIGIEKSFSPRQRLSSDTPDDELAVIENGDSRAHSLCEDNCERALTSGSHRDSFTGAGAMARLSYFFFMLRNWASHRMNPEAERHDSFLERFRGPELKDISSRESNAQSVGHNDALRKRNKKEDKKDEIKKDEKKEEEKKDEKKDGDKKEEEKKDEKKDEKKDEKKDDKKDDKKDDKKKEEPPKEIWIMDPATDQYYRWLTIIAGPVFYNLMMIVTRACFNELQETYTKLWIFLDYTSDFIYYADTFVRSRTGYLEQGLLVKDGKKLRSKYKTTSQFKYDMISMIPTDLLFLKFGYNNPEYRFNRLCKMPRLFEFFERTETRTSFPNMFRISNLVLYILIIIHWNACVFFAISKTIGFGTDTWVYPNISHPEHGRLARKYIYSLYWSTLTLTTIGETPPPVKDVEYLFVIADFLTGVLIFASIVGNVGAMISNMNASRAEFQAKIDSIKQYMQFRKVTKDLEARVIKWFDYLWTEKKTCDEKEVLKNLPDKLKAEIAINVHLDTLKKVRIFQDCEAGLLIELVLKLQPQVFSPGDYICKKGDIGREMYIIKEGKLAVVADDGVTQFVVLSDGAYFGEISILGIKGSKAGNRRTANIRSVGYSDLFALSKDDLMEALTEYPDAKKALEEKGKAILMKDNLIDEAVANAGADPKDLEEKIFKLQGNLDVMQTKFAQLMAQFTSNQSKMKQRVTEMENKVKSMKPEDLSEVVADKDKKVQ; encoded by the exons AGCTCACTCTCTTTGCGAAGACAACTGTGAAAGAGCGCTGACCTCAGGGTCCCACAGAGATTCATTCACAGGTGCTGGGGCAATGGCCAG GCTCTCTTACTTCTTCTTCATGCTGCGGAATTGGGCGTCTCACAGAATGAACCCCGAAGCAGAGAGGCATGACTCTTTCCTTGAGCGTTTCAGAGGCCCTGAGCTCAAAGACATCTCCAGTCGAGAGAGCAATGCCCAGTCTGTGGGTCACAATGATGCACTCCGCAAGAGAAA CAAAAAAGAGGACAAGAAAGACGagattaaaaaagatgagaaaaaagaggaagagaaaaaagacgAGAAGAAAGACGGGGAcaagaaggaagaggagaagaaggatgagaAGAAGGATGAGAAAAAGGACGAGAAGAAAGATGATAAGAAGGATGATAagaaagatgataaaaagaaagaggagcCCCC GAAAGAAATCTGGATTATGGATCCAGCTACAGACCAGTATTACAGATGGCTGACCATCATTGCTGGCCCAGTATTTTACAACCTGATGATGATTGTAACAAG AGCCTGTTTTAATGAACTCCAGGAGACATATACAAAACTCTGGATATTCTTGGATTACACCTCAGACTTCATCTACTACGCAGACACATTTGTCAGATCCAGGACAG GTTACTTGGAACAAGGCCTGCTGGTTAAAGATGGCAAGAAACTGAGaagtaaatacaaaacaacatctCAGTTCAAGTACGATATGATTTCAATGATACCCACTGATCTACTGTTCCTGAAATTCGGATACAACAACCCGGAGTACAGATTTAACCGTCTTTGTAAAATGCCAAGGCTTTTTGAGTTTTTCGAGCGGACAGAAACCAGAACCAGCTTCCCGAACATGTTTCGAATCAGCAATCTCGTACTTTATATCCTCATTATTATCCATTGGAACGCTTGCGTGTTCTTTGCCATTTCAAAAACCATTGGTTTTGGAACGGACACTTGGGTGTATCCCAATATCAGCCACCCAGAGCATGGCCGCTTGGCCAGAAAGTACATCTACTCCCTGTACTGGTCCACGCTGACCCTCACCACCATCGGAGAGACACCTCCACCGGTTAAGGATGTTGAATACCTCTTTGTCATTGCCGATTTCCTCACTGGTGTGCTGATCTTCGCTAGTATCGTTGGTAATGTCGGTGCCATGATCTCCAACATGAACGCCTCTCGTGCTGAGTTCCAGGCAAAGATCGACTCCATAAAGCAGTACATGCAGTTTCGAAAGGTCACCAAAGACCTGGAGGCCAGGGTCATCAAGTGGTTCGACTACCTGTGGACGGAGAAGAAGACCTGTGATGAGAAAGAGGTTTTAAAGAACCTACCAGATAAGCTCAAAGCTGAGATTGCCATCAACGTGCATCTGGACACACTGAAAAAAGTGCGTATTTTCCAGGATTGTGAAGCTGGTTTGCTGATTGAATTAGTGCTCAAGCTGCAGCCACAAGTATTCAGTCCTGGAGATTACATCTGTAAGAAGGGGGATATTGGCAGGGAGATGTACATCATCAAGGAGGGGAAGCTAGCTGTGGTGGCCGATGACGGAGTTACTCAGTTTGTAGTGCTCAGTGATGGTGCATACTTTGGGGAAATCAGTATATTGGGCATCAAGGGCAGTAAGGCAGGCAACAGGAGAACCGCCAACATCAGAAGTGTAGGTTACTCTGATCTCTTTGCCCTGTCCAAAGACGACTTGATGGAAGCGCTCACTGAGTATCCAGATGCAAAGAAGGCTCTGGAGGAGAAAGGGAAAGCCATCCTGATGAAAGACAATCTGATTGATGAAGCGGTCGCTAACGCCGGTGCCGATCCAAAAGACCTGGAAGAGAAGATTTTCAAACTGCAGGGCAACCTGGATGTCATGCAGACCAAGTTTGCCCAGCTCATGGCACAGTTCACCTCCAACCAGTCAAAGATGAAGCAGAGGGTCACTGAGATGGAGAACAAAGTGAAATCCATGAAGCCAGAGGACCTATCTGAAGTGGTGGCCGACAAGGACAAAAAAGTGCAGTAA